Proteins from one Bradyrhizobium roseum genomic window:
- a CDS encoding metallophosphoesterase family protein, which translates to MLGNFPIYPHEGALGMRASLEGAEQLMVQGRRPLLPAGVRIYAFGDVHGRLDLLDELLGKVDADLAGHPVARAIFVFLGDYIDRGNHSRETIDRLIERHEMGEHVFLKGNHEQIALKCLSDPGLFDRWLRLGGTETLASYGIEVGSKIRIAELQAAFHRALPQTHIKFFRALRPSFECGDFFFAHAGVKPRVALARQAEKDLLWIREAFLTSNADFGKTIIHGHTPGYEIEVRPNRINIDTGAYATGRLTCLVMEGSSLSFIDTLPS; encoded by the coding sequence GTGCTTGGTAACTTTCCCATTTATCCTCACGAAGGTGCGTTAGGAATGCGAGCCTCCCTGGAGGGCGCCGAACAACTGATGGTACAGGGGCGTCGTCCTTTGCTACCGGCCGGAGTGCGGATCTACGCGTTCGGGGACGTCCACGGGCGGCTCGACCTGCTCGATGAACTGCTGGGCAAGGTCGACGCCGATCTGGCCGGCCATCCCGTGGCCAGGGCCATTTTCGTGTTTCTTGGCGACTACATCGACCGCGGCAATCATTCGCGCGAGACGATCGATCGATTGATCGAACGCCACGAGATGGGCGAGCATGTTTTCCTGAAAGGAAACCATGAGCAGATCGCGCTCAAATGTTTGAGCGATCCCGGCCTGTTCGATCGATGGCTGCGTCTCGGCGGGACCGAAACGCTGGCCTCCTATGGGATCGAAGTGGGCAGCAAGATCAGAATCGCCGAATTACAGGCCGCTTTTCACAGGGCGTTGCCGCAAACCCACATCAAGTTCTTCCGCGCCCTGCGGCCGTCATTTGAATGTGGAGATTTTTTCTTCGCCCATGCCGGCGTAAAGCCGCGCGTCGCGCTGGCGCGCCAGGCGGAAAAGGACCTGCTTTGGATTCGCGAGGCATTTCTGACGTCGAACGCGGATTTCGGCAAGACGATCATCCATGGTCATACGCCCGGTTACGAAATCGAGGTTAGGCCAAACCGCATCAATATCGACACAGGCGCCTATGCAACGGGCAGATTGACGTGCCTCGTGATGGAAGGCTCGTCACTGTCTTTCATCGATACGCTGCCGTCCTGA
- a CDS encoding glycosyltransferase family protein → MRAMESSLVNGVDLIVTSSPRFVSEYFKPRNLAAPIRIIENKVLLPDFGNVDPERSARRNGPPWKIGWFGMLRCQRSFDILASVARQCGGNLEVVIAGRPSPNEFPDFEGLVARAPHVTFAGPYRFDELPALYHRVHFCWAVDYFEKGLNSSWLLPNRIYESAFFGAVPIAAEGVETARWLADKHIGLTLNGDPEAALRAIVTSMTSEYHQQLSDALKSIPTAELADTASSCRQLIEDLAKLNISSRQRP, encoded by the coding sequence TTGCGCGCGATGGAAAGCAGCCTCGTCAACGGCGTTGATCTGATCGTGACGAGTTCGCCTCGCTTCGTCTCCGAATATTTCAAGCCGCGCAATCTGGCCGCGCCAATCAGGATCATCGAGAACAAGGTTCTGCTTCCGGATTTCGGCAACGTCGATCCCGAGCGGTCCGCGCGCCGAAACGGCCCGCCCTGGAAAATCGGCTGGTTCGGAATGCTGAGGTGCCAGCGAAGCTTTGACATCCTGGCCTCGGTGGCCCGCCAGTGCGGCGGCAACCTGGAAGTCGTGATCGCCGGTCGTCCTTCCCCGAACGAGTTTCCCGACTTCGAGGGGCTCGTGGCCCGCGCGCCCCACGTCACCTTTGCCGGGCCGTATCGTTTCGACGAGTTGCCTGCACTCTATCACCGTGTGCATTTTTGCTGGGCCGTCGACTATTTCGAAAAAGGTTTGAACTCGTCGTGGCTGCTGCCCAACCGGATCTACGAGAGCGCGTTTTTTGGCGCCGTGCCGATTGCGGCTGAAGGCGTCGAAACCGCACGCTGGCTGGCGGACAAGCATATCGGCCTCACCTTGAACGGCGATCCCGAAGCGGCGCTCCGCGCCATTGTCACGTCCATGACCAGTGAATATCATCAACAATTGTCCGACGCGCTGAAGAGTATCCCGACGGCAGAACTGGCTGACACGGCGAGCAGTTGTCGTCAGTTGATCGAAGATCTCGCGAAGCTCAACATCTCCAGCCGACAGAGACCGTGA